From the Brachybacterium sillae genome, the window CTTGCACCACACCTCCGGGGTCGGCTGACAGGAGCCGGCCGAGGGGCGCGGGCTCCAGGTGCCACCGGGAGCACGGCCCGACGATGGAGACCGCACCGCAGGTCCATCAGGGATCCCGGGTCCACCACTCGCATCTGCGCCGCGACACCGACTCTCGCGCAGCGCCAGAGCCCAGGAGCTCCTGTCATGACCGCCGTTCTCACCCGCCCTGCCGACGCCCCCGCCACCCCGCACCTGCAGAGCGTCCGCCGCCCGACCTCTGCCCCCGCCGTCCGCACCTCTGACGACCCGACCCGACGCCTGCGCCTGTCCCCCGCTGCGGAGTCGACGCCTCAGCGCACCGCAGCCGCGGGCACCGTCACCGTCACCTTTACTCTGGAGCTGCCCGCTGGCACGTCCGATGTGGACGCCGCCCGCCTCGCCGACACCCTGCGGCACCAGGCCACGCGGCTGGCGTCCGCCCACCGAGCGCGTGCCAGCGTCACCGTGGACGCTCCGGTGTCCTTCACCACCGCCCGCGGATCGTCCGCCCGTTCGCTCGCTCCCGAACGCAACCTCAGTGCGGTCGGCCCCCAGCGCACCCGTCGGCCCGGCGTGGTCTCCCCGAATGCGCCGGCCCGCCGGGATGTGGAGATCGCCCGGCGGCGCGTCCTCGACGCCACGGCCGTCAGCCCCTCCAGCCCGTCCACCGCCCCGTCGGGCCTGGTGATCGACCTGCTGGGGCGCCGGGCGCGGATCGACGGTGCGGATGTCGAGTTCACCCACCGCGAGTTCGAGCTGCTCGCCCACCTGGCGCGTCATGCCCGCCGCGTGGTCGGCCGCGCCGAGCTCATGGAGCAGGTGTGGTGCGACCCGACCGGCGAGACCGGGGAGCGCACTGTGGATGTGCACGTGCGCCGGGTGCGCAACAAGCTGGGCCGCTACCGTCGGCTGGTCAGCACGGTGCGCGGGGAGGGCTACCGCCTCGACCCGGGCAGCGACGTGCGGATCCTCGGCATCGGCTGATCCGGTAGCCCCTGATCCGACAACCGGAATGCGCACCGGAATGCGACGAGCGGTCCGGAGCTCTCGCGCCGCCACGAGGGCGGGGGCTCACGGACCGCTCGTCAGGCCTGCCGACCGTCAGGGGTGGGGTGCGGACGGCAAGGCAGGACGGGCCCGGAATCGGGGGAACCGGGTGATCCGTCCGGCCGCGCCCGGTGAGGGGGACCAATGGGCGCGGCACATCTGGTGGCCTGTCTCTTCAGTTGATGTCGAGCGGGGCACCGAGTGACCTGCCGACGATCCTCACCGCCACCCCCGGCGCGCCGGTGGGGGCGATGAGACGGTGTTGAGCGTACGCCCTGTTCCCCGCATTCCGCCGCTGTCCCCCGGCGGGAGGCTTTCTGCGGGCTGTCGAGAGGTCGGCAGGTCAAGCCTCGGTCAAGTCCCGCAGGATCCCACAGGGGGTTACACCACCGAGGGCTCCCGCGATCCTGCTGGTCACAGCGCTGCGGCGTGAGAACGAGTGGTGGAGTGGGAACCCCCACGGTGTATCTGCGCGGGCGCTCGGGAACGGTGCCAAGAATGCGCAAAACTTTCCCGCCGAGTGCGTCCGGAAGGTAGATCGGTACGTCGGTCTCGGCCGCGGCCGCCGACGAGGTGACCCGGCGGCTCGGCGGCACCCCGCGTCCGGCCTGAGGCCCCACCCCCTGCTGCTGCGGACCCCGGGTGACCAGGCCGAGCACCTAGAGTGGACCCCGGGAGGGTCTCGCCCTCCGACCGCGCCGGGATTCCGCCCGTCCGCGGCACCGATCACGCCCCACGGCACCCCTCACCGACTCGGAAAGGCCACCCGATGATCGCGCAGGCCCGGATCACCTCCGACACCACCGCCACGGTGCATCTGGCGGACGGCCCCGTGGAGATCGACGCCGCATCCCTCCCCGAGGTGCGCTCGCAGGTCAAGCGGGTCTTCATCGACGAGGCCCGCGTTCAGGGCGGTCCGGTCGACGTGGTGATCGTGGAGACCGACGTGGT encodes:
- a CDS encoding winged helix-turn-helix domain-containing protein, yielding MTAVLTRPADAPATPHLQSVRRPTSAPAVRTSDDPTRRLRLSPAAESTPQRTAAAGTVTVTFTLELPAGTSDVDAARLADTLRHQATRLASAHRARASVTVDAPVSFTTARGSSARSLAPERNLSAVGPQRTRRPGVVSPNAPARRDVEIARRRVLDATAVSPSSPSTAPSGLVIDLLGRRARIDGADVEFTHREFELLAHLARHARRVVGRAELMEQVWCDPTGETGERTVDVHVRRVRNKLGRYRRLVSTVRGEGYRLDPGSDVRILGIG